A genomic stretch from Sphingobacterium sp. ML3W includes:
- a CDS encoding GLPGLI family protein, translated as MRTIRNIITLFLILCLGKAAEGQYAYFPDQGTITFEKTVFLKNLIKRYAAYSKDEESRNALKGIVEGAPENQVLRKTLKFSANEVLCEHIPEDYPEAAQQLMRMGIFESGISSYQNLKTKEFKSTFELAGERIVIADSTLKIKWKITNEYREIAGYQCRRANGLVLDSIYAVAFYTDQIPVSGGPSAFNGLPGMILGLAVPELHYNMFATKVELSPVTISSNEFLKKKDKPLNRKQVYDKLNAVLGDYLGVKVYNLLMGCYYL; from the coding sequence ATGAGAACGATCAGAAATATAATAACCCTATTTTTAATACTGTGTTTGGGAAAGGCGGCGGAGGGTCAATATGCTTATTTTCCAGATCAGGGAACGATTACTTTTGAGAAAACCGTATTTCTTAAAAATTTGATCAAGCGCTATGCGGCTTATTCTAAGGATGAAGAGAGCCGAAATGCATTAAAGGGAATAGTGGAAGGGGCGCCAGAAAATCAGGTGCTTAGAAAGACCTTGAAATTTTCTGCAAATGAAGTCCTTTGCGAACATATTCCTGAAGATTATCCTGAGGCTGCTCAGCAACTGATGCGGATGGGAATTTTTGAGTCGGGAATCAGCAGTTATCAGAATTTGAAAACAAAGGAATTCAAATCTACTTTTGAATTGGCAGGAGAACGGATTGTGATAGCCGATTCTACCCTTAAGATTAAGTGGAAAATTACGAACGAGTACAGGGAGATCGCAGGATACCAATGCCGCAGAGCAAATGGTCTTGTACTTGATTCAATCTATGCTGTTGCATTTTACACAGATCAAATTCCCGTATCTGGCGGGCCATCTGCATTCAATGGTCTACCTGGGATGATTTTGGGTTTGGCTGTTCCAGAGCTCCACTATAATATGTTTGCCACCAAAGTAGAGTTGAGTCCTGTGACGATTTCTTCTAACGAGTTTCTTAAGAAAAAAGACAAACCTTTGAATAGAAAGCAAGTTTACGACAAACTAAATGCTGTATTGGGTGATTATCTCGGAGTGAAGGTGTATAACCTCTTGATGGGCTGTTACTACTTGTAA
- a CDS encoding GLPGLI family protein, with protein MLKYIVFLCFCCTVLSLKAQYTLFGRSGSISYDKTMYMKNIVGKKFLAKADDKSKIFFEQVLPKLPENAVLKKTLKFNANETLFEPVKDDNLDEMVKKYIMTFALDFEGVTLSNMTTRSFLRYNDIVGEKIIVEDTMKRIKWKVTDEYREIAGYSCRRANGLTADSIYVIGYYCNEIPISGGPESINGLPGMILGLVVPSQHVSYFATKVELSNDVVMDKKRFEKSKVKRMTRKTMTDQISGVLSQHMNKETVQFIMELGNL; from the coding sequence ATGCTAAAATATATCGTTTTCCTATGTTTCTGTTGTACTGTTCTAAGCCTCAAGGCGCAGTACACACTATTCGGAAGGTCCGGGAGCATTTCCTACGATAAGACCATGTACATGAAGAATATTGTGGGTAAGAAATTCTTGGCCAAGGCTGATGATAAATCAAAAATATTTTTTGAACAGGTGTTACCCAAGCTGCCTGAAAATGCCGTATTGAAAAAGACCTTAAAATTCAATGCCAATGAAACTTTGTTTGAACCTGTCAAAGATGATAATCTAGATGAGATGGTTAAAAAGTATATTATGACCTTTGCGCTGGATTTTGAAGGGGTTACCTTGTCCAATATGACGACCCGCTCTTTTCTAAGGTATAATGATATCGTAGGTGAAAAGATTATTGTGGAGGATACAATGAAACGTATCAAATGGAAAGTTACTGATGAATATCGTGAAATTGCAGGTTACAGTTGCCGGAGAGCCAATGGTCTTACAGCTGATTCGATTTATGTGATCGGGTATTATTGTAACGAGATTCCGATCAGTGGTGGACCTGAGTCTATCAACGGGCTTCCCGGGATGATTCTTGGATTGGTGGTGCCCAGCCAGCATGTTTCCTATTTTGCCACTAAAGTCGAATTAAGCAATGATGTGGTCATGGATAAAAAGAGATTCGAAAAAAGCAAAGTGAAACGGATGACGAGAAAGACAATGACCGATCAGATTTCGGGCGTATTATCACAGCACATGAATAAGGAAACGGTTCAATTTATTATGGAGCTAGGCAATTTATAG
- a CDS encoding S46 family peptidase codes for MKKLWMCLLLITTSFAAFADEGMWFLMYLKRLNEADMQKKGLRLSAEEIYSINNSSLKDAIVQFAGGCTAEIVSDQGLVFTNHHCGYGAIAELSTPENDHLTNGFWAKSKSEELKPKSLSVRFFVRMDDVSKRILGLVNNKMTEDERNKIIAAEIAKIQKENSENGKYIVEVKSFYQGNEYYYFVYQDYNDVRLVGTPPNSIGKFGGDTDNWEWPRHTGDFSIFRVYADKNGKPAEYAQDNVPLKPKHFLPVSLKGVQEGDFAMILGYPGRTNRWMPSGGINQNVKFAYPAWVEASKTGMDAMKKFMDQDQAVKLNYASKYSQVANYWKNRQGMIDALTLHKTAASKAKDEVKFDKWANKAANKAEYGDVIKTINAFYTATNEQAKHDNYLMGMIRSSAIATLPYSIGSGLEVYATADEARRKDILPRLKSAIDAGYEKMYMPLEEQVLIDELNLYAKKAGNIAPYVAELATKNNNDFTAYIKESVKNSIFASAERLNNYLENPNAEILANDPLYKLSSALISKYRQEDPSAKAEHDKFDGAYRKYVAGVLASNPKGKFYPDANSTLRLSYGTIKGLPKDPRNDADKNFYTTLKGTVAKYKKGDEEFDLPQRLMDLYKNKDYGRYADKKGYLPVNFLSDNDITGGNSGSPVINGNGELIGLAFDGNIEAMAGDVIFDHKLQRTISVDIRYVLFIIDKFAGATNIIDELKIVE; via the coding sequence ATGAAAAAATTATGGATGTGTTTGTTGTTGATAACAACAAGCTTTGCTGCATTTGCCGATGAGGGAATGTGGTTTTTAATGTATCTGAAGCGTCTAAATGAGGCAGATATGCAAAAAAAGGGGCTTCGTTTGAGTGCCGAAGAGATCTACAGCATTAACAACTCTAGCTTAAAAGACGCTATCGTGCAATTCGCTGGTGGCTGTACAGCGGAAATTGTCTCAGATCAGGGCCTGGTATTCACTAATCACCACTGTGGCTACGGAGCAATTGCTGAATTGTCAACACCAGAAAACGACCACTTAACAAATGGTTTTTGGGCAAAATCGAAAAGTGAGGAATTGAAACCTAAATCGCTATCTGTACGCTTTTTTGTACGTATGGATGATGTTTCAAAACGTATCTTAGGTTTGGTTAACAATAAAATGACTGAAGATGAGCGCAACAAAATCATAGCGGCTGAGATTGCAAAAATCCAAAAGGAAAACAGCGAAAATGGAAAGTATATTGTTGAAGTAAAATCTTTCTACCAAGGAAATGAGTATTATTATTTTGTGTATCAAGATTATAATGACGTACGTTTAGTGGGAACTCCACCAAATAGTATTGGTAAATTCGGTGGCGACACGGACAACTGGGAGTGGCCTCGTCACACTGGTGACTTTTCAATTTTCCGCGTCTATGCAGACAAAAACGGGAAACCTGCCGAATATGCACAGGACAATGTTCCGTTGAAACCAAAACATTTCTTACCTGTTAGCTTAAAAGGTGTTCAGGAAGGTGATTTTGCCATGATCCTTGGTTATCCTGGTCGTACCAATCGTTGGATGCCTTCAGGAGGAATCAATCAAAACGTGAAATTTGCGTACCCTGCTTGGGTTGAAGCTTCCAAAACAGGTATGGATGCCATGAAGAAATTCATGGATCAGGATCAAGCGGTCAAATTAAACTATGCTTCGAAATATTCTCAAGTAGCCAATTACTGGAAAAATCGTCAAGGTATGATTGATGCGTTGACCTTACATAAAACGGCGGCATCTAAAGCAAAAGATGAGGTCAAATTTGACAAATGGGCAAATAAGGCTGCCAATAAAGCGGAATACGGTGATGTGATCAAAACAATCAATGCATTCTATACCGCAACCAACGAGCAAGCGAAACACGATAATTATTTGATGGGTATGATCCGTTCTAGTGCGATCGCTACTTTACCGTACTCCATCGGTTCTGGTTTAGAAGTTTATGCTACGGCTGATGAAGCCCGGAGAAAAGATATCCTTCCACGTTTAAAATCAGCGATTGATGCTGGCTACGAAAAAATGTATATGCCACTAGAAGAACAGGTATTGATCGACGAGCTGAATCTATACGCAAAAAAGGCCGGAAATATCGCACCTTATGTTGCTGAATTAGCGACTAAAAACAATAACGATTTTACAGCCTATATCAAAGAATCCGTAAAGAACAGCATTTTTGCTTCTGCAGAGCGTTTAAACAATTACTTGGAAAACCCAAATGCTGAAATTTTAGCAAATGATCCATTGTATAAGTTATCTTCGGCGTTGATCAGCAAATACCGTCAGGAAGATCCTAGCGCAAAAGCTGAGCATGACAAATTTGACGGAGCTTACCGCAAATATGTTGCTGGCGTATTGGCTTCCAATCCAAAAGGTAAATTCTATCCAGATGCAAACAGCACATTGCGTCTTTCTTATGGCACTATCAAAGGCTTACCAAAAGACCCACGTAACGACGCTGATAAGAACTTCTATACAACCCTAAAAGGTACTGTTGCGAAATACAAAAAAGGTGATGAAGAGTTCGATTTGCCACAACGTTTGATGGATTTGTACAAAAATAAGGACTATGGTCGTTACGCTGACAAAAAAGGATATTTACCAGTAAACTTCCTAAGTGACAACGATATAACTGGCGGAAACTCCGGTTCTCCGGTAATAAATGGCAATGGCGAATTAATTGGCCTAGCTTTTGATGGTAATATCGAGGCGATGGCTGGTGATGTGATCTTCGACCATAAGCTACAACGTACAATTTCAGTTGACATCCGTTATGTATTATTTATCATCGATAAATTTGCTGGCGCAACTAACATTATTGACGAACTTAAGATTGTTGAATAG
- a CDS encoding outer membrane beta-barrel protein: protein MKRVWLSLLLFLLCLCGIVQAQSKIEGKINDAKDKLKLHNATIMLLTAKDSILTDFTRSDEDGRFSLLQPDTGQYILIVTYPKYGEYYADILPKRDYTDLSIGLTNSATLLQEVIVTGRIPITIKGDTTEYDARSFKVEKNAKVEDLLKVLPGITVDASGKITAQGKTVEKMLVDGEEFFGDDPKLVSRNIRSDMVDKIQVYEKKSDKAEKTGIDDGVRTQTINVKLKEEAKRGIFGKVDAGGGNNKFYLGQGFLNYFNQSFRVSTYLIASNTGKTGLNGQEASSIGGDGDGSGNFEGEGIPKSLNTGFLYSDKTANKKHSWRIDYKYSQSNVDLDRSIFSRNAARDTILISNNKTAASSDNKRHNVGLKYEFKIDSLSDLTVWAGANRRRDISSSRTISNTVNQFDQMVNGNTRDFQNDTKSEQYNGSALYVKRFKKKGRSLTVNYFTSGSKQDGDQQLYSSLVYYRNGDSVGNTTLDQKKVIDNNTFAVGGELSYSEPLSKKVILAFEYGINFDRNSNSVKSLNKNPKTGDYDDLDDVYSNDFLYKTTKNTYNLSINYKPMEKFVVNIANRFENSDLSQLNRADDAHLSRSFFVYNPILDLNYEIKKNRSISVIYRGTNGLPSLNQIQPLRSNLDPLNEYLGNENLKPSYTNELNLNFRSFSILTGEFYGIYINASRTNNALVQNTTIDSVGKTTFIWDNLNHNANNQISIRPMYYGILWKKYQLRHGGGPTISIGNNYNYVNNVLANAKFQTYSLSYGLQKSSTKGLDFGLEVSPGYVIQDNSIGMMEDSKGFTFSSNGEFKYFLPAKFVLRTDFNYRYQAPTAVYSKKFERFVLSPGLSKKFMKDEKLELTFMINDVLNQNVGFERNQNGTLLTERRFNTIGRYYMVKLSWEINKMLVKSK, encoded by the coding sequence ATGAAAAGAGTGTGGTTATCACTTTTACTTTTTCTACTTTGCTTATGCGGAATAGTTCAGGCGCAATCCAAAATCGAGGGAAAAATTAACGACGCAAAAGATAAGCTTAAACTTCATAATGCGACGATTATGTTGTTAACTGCCAAAGATTCTATTCTGACAGACTTCACCCGATCCGATGAAGATGGGAGGTTCTCTTTACTACAACCAGATACTGGCCAATATATACTTATTGTAACCTATCCAAAATATGGCGAATATTATGCCGATATCTTGCCAAAGAGGGATTATACAGACCTGTCGATCGGGCTTACAAATAGTGCTACTTTACTACAGGAGGTAATCGTAACGGGCCGGATTCCGATAACAATAAAGGGAGACACAACGGAGTACGATGCCCGGAGTTTCAAGGTAGAAAAGAATGCGAAGGTTGAGGACCTTCTGAAAGTTTTGCCGGGGATCACTGTAGATGCCTCTGGAAAGATTACCGCACAAGGGAAAACAGTCGAAAAGATGCTTGTTGATGGGGAGGAGTTTTTTGGTGACGATCCAAAATTGGTAAGCCGAAATATCCGTTCGGATATGGTGGATAAGATTCAGGTCTATGAGAAAAAATCTGATAAAGCGGAGAAAACAGGTATTGATGATGGCGTACGTACACAGACCATCAATGTTAAGCTAAAAGAGGAAGCGAAACGTGGTATTTTTGGAAAAGTTGATGCTGGAGGAGGAAACAATAAATTTTATCTTGGTCAGGGATTTTTGAATTATTTTAACCAATCTTTTCGGGTTTCAACTTATTTGATCGCGAGTAATACAGGCAAAACAGGATTGAATGGTCAGGAAGCTTCAAGTATAGGCGGTGATGGAGACGGTTCCGGAAATTTTGAGGGCGAAGGAATTCCAAAGTCCCTCAATACGGGTTTCTTATATTCGGATAAAACCGCAAATAAGAAGCATTCCTGGCGGATTGACTATAAATATAGCCAGTCAAATGTTGATCTGGATAGAAGTATATTTAGCAGAAATGCAGCAAGAGATACCATTCTGATTAGCAATAACAAAACAGCTGCTTCCAGTGATAATAAAAGACATAACGTTGGACTGAAATATGAATTTAAAATTGATTCTTTATCCGATTTGACTGTATGGGCAGGCGCAAATAGGAGACGGGATATCAGTTCTTCGAGAACGATCTCAAATACAGTCAACCAATTTGATCAGATGGTTAATGGAAATACCCGAGATTTTCAAAATGATACCAAGTCGGAGCAGTATAATGGTTCAGCACTTTATGTGAAACGATTTAAGAAAAAGGGCCGGTCATTAACAGTCAATTATTTCACCTCAGGAAGTAAGCAGGATGGAGACCAACAGCTATATTCCAGCTTAGTTTACTATAGAAATGGAGATTCTGTGGGAAATACCACCTTGGATCAGAAAAAAGTTATCGATAACAATACATTTGCAGTCGGTGGTGAACTGTCTTATTCTGAGCCGTTATCAAAAAAGGTCATACTAGCTTTTGAATATGGTATTAATTTTGACCGCAATAGCAATTCGGTAAAGTCTCTGAATAAAAATCCAAAAACAGGAGACTACGATGATTTGGATGATGTATATAGTAATGACTTTCTGTATAAAACCACGAAGAACACCTATAATCTTTCGATCAACTATAAGCCGATGGAAAAATTTGTTGTTAACATAGCCAACAGGTTTGAAAATAGTGATTTGTCACAATTGAACAGAGCGGACGACGCACATTTGTCCAGATCTTTCTTTGTTTATAATCCCATTTTGGATTTAAACTATGAGATTAAAAAAAATAGATCTATTTCCGTGATCTATAGAGGAACAAATGGATTACCTTCGCTCAATCAGATTCAGCCACTACGGTCAAATCTTGATCCATTGAACGAATATTTAGGAAACGAAAATTTAAAGCCATCTTATACGAATGAATTGAATCTAAATTTTAGATCTTTCTCAATTCTTACAGGTGAGTTTTATGGTATTTACATTAATGCTTCCCGAACGAATAATGCTTTGGTACAAAACACGACAATAGACTCTGTCGGCAAAACGACCTTTATCTGGGATAACTTGAACCATAATGCCAATAATCAGATTAGTATAAGACCAATGTATTATGGGATTTTATGGAAAAAGTATCAATTGAGACACGGTGGGGGACCTACTATTTCTATTGGTAATAATTATAATTACGTGAATAATGTTTTGGCCAATGCAAAGTTTCAGACCTATTCATTGAGTTATGGACTTCAAAAGTCCTCCACAAAAGGTTTGGATTTTGGACTTGAAGTTTCACCGGGATATGTCATCCAGGATAATTCAATTGGAATGATGGAAGATAGTAAAGGTTTTACATTCTCTTCTAATGGAGAATTTAAATACTTCCTGCCAGCCAAATTTGTATTACGGACAGATTTTAATTATAGATATCAGGCACCAACTGCAGTTTATAGTAAGAAATTCGAGCGTTTTGTGTTGAGTCCTGGGCTGTCAAAAAAGTTTATGAAAGATGAGAAGTTGGAACTGACATTTATGATCAATGACGTATTGAACCAAAATGTTGGCTTTGAGCGAAATCAAAATGGAACACTTTTGACCGAGCGCCGATTTAATACGATCGGTAGGTATTATATGGTAAAACTGAGCTGGGAAATCAACAAGATGTTAGTCAAATCAAAATAG
- a CDS encoding outer membrane beta-barrel protein has translation MKRVLQILLFFVFGVHGIALGQSKIAGKISDVKDQIKLSDATVMLLTAKDSILTGFTRSDENGLFSLSKPDTGSYLLIVSYPKYGDYYTEISKDRDYSKLAVGLTKTATLLEEVIVTGRIPITIKGDTTEYDAGSFKVEKNAKVEDLLKVLPGITVDASGKITAQGKTVKKVLVDGEEFFGDDPTLVTRNIRSDMVDKVQVYEKKSEQAERTGVDDGQREQTINVKLKDGSKNGMFGKALLGGGTSDYYMGQLMLNKFKGSQKISVYGLFGNNGTTSMNWQDAQKYGGDSGVSYGDDGSMSWTNFTDPFSGQGVIGIPRAINSGVNFSDKFNKDKHNVNINYKYGRLSSDGDDETISTGLINNKSTKSIDTENDQHRANLKYDLNFDSLNTLTIRGGASRKNLWSDNRREGYQFTQNMDTTVAEKTHETIKNTINELNFSTYFTHKFKKKGRSFTFDGQFRRSEMIGDGYLFSTVENSLAKKDTAGYTPIDSTDQRKERNNKNDVLGASVSYTEPLSKVWNLVVGTGIESSNNSSRVESFNKDAEGKYNDLDTRFSNNYDFDRRSSRYKLAIVHTTDKFKFTVANNFNNDKLEQYNNNSKQGLSRSYFTYNPNVSAGYSFTKTKGLWLNYTGKNQLPSMTQIQPILDNSDQINRYLGNENLKPSFRNSLNINYNSFRILTGSYVYAGGNITLDKNPITQNIDTVKGLNIYTWNNVKGKTNTSVNIWSGYHFKLSKKLGLSNSPQFYLNMSDNYNLFNQQLNKVNTTNFNFTYNFKRDTKTGLNFDLNFSPQYRLMKSSLERNTNSNGFVFGSNGSVEYFIGKTFKVYTNYSYTYEAATKAFDQKFEQFLLHPGVSKKFLKNESLMLDFMINDVLDQNKGFSRSASTSIFTQRRYDTIRRYYMLKLSWDFTKIFL, from the coding sequence ATGAAAAGAGTTTTGCAAATTCTCTTGTTTTTCGTTTTCGGTGTTCATGGAATAGCACTAGGGCAGTCCAAAATTGCCGGAAAAATAAGTGATGTAAAAGATCAGATTAAGCTATCTGATGCAACAGTCATGTTGCTAACCGCTAAAGATTCCATATTGACAGGTTTTACGAGATCAGACGAAAATGGACTTTTTTCTTTATCAAAGCCAGATACAGGATCCTATCTATTAATCGTAAGTTATCCCAAATACGGTGATTATTATACAGAGATTTCTAAAGACAGGGATTATTCCAAGCTAGCTGTTGGACTGACCAAAACGGCCACTTTATTGGAGGAAGTTATTGTTACTGGTCGAATTCCCATTACTATAAAAGGGGATACCACAGAGTATGACGCTGGTAGTTTTAAAGTAGAGAAAAATGCGAAGGTTGAAGATTTGTTGAAAGTCTTGCCGGGGATTACTGTCGATGCGTCCGGAAAAATTACCGCGCAAGGTAAAACTGTCAAAAAGGTACTCGTGGATGGCGAGGAGTTTTTTGGTGATGATCCGACATTGGTGACCCGCAATATTCGATCGGATATGGTTGATAAGGTACAGGTGTATGAAAAGAAATCCGAGCAGGCAGAACGAACAGGTGTAGATGACGGTCAACGCGAACAGACTATTAATGTCAAACTAAAAGATGGTTCCAAAAATGGCATGTTCGGAAAAGCCTTGCTGGGTGGCGGTACCAGTGACTATTACATGGGGCAGTTGATGTTAAACAAATTCAAGGGATCTCAAAAGATCTCTGTTTATGGTCTTTTTGGAAATAATGGGACGACAAGTATGAACTGGCAGGATGCACAGAAATATGGTGGTGACTCGGGTGTTTCATATGGGGATGACGGATCCATGTCCTGGACGAATTTTACGGATCCTTTTTCTGGACAAGGTGTTATCGGTATACCGCGTGCGATCAATTCTGGTGTCAATTTTTCGGATAAATTCAACAAGGATAAACATAATGTCAATATCAACTATAAATACGGAAGATTAAGCAGTGATGGAGATGATGAGACAATTAGTACTGGCCTGATCAATAATAAATCAACTAAATCCATAGATACGGAGAACGATCAGCATCGCGCCAATTTAAAATATGATCTGAATTTTGATTCATTAAATACTTTGACCATCCGGGGCGGAGCTTCCCGCAAAAATCTTTGGTCGGACAACAGACGTGAAGGCTATCAGTTTACTCAGAATATGGATACAACTGTAGCTGAAAAAACTCATGAGACCATCAAGAATACAATCAACGAATTGAATTTTAGTACTTATTTTACACATAAATTTAAGAAAAAGGGACGTTCATTTACATTTGATGGTCAATTCAGACGAAGTGAAATGATAGGAGATGGTTATCTATTCTCAACTGTTGAAAATAGTTTAGCTAAGAAGGATACCGCAGGTTATACACCAATAGACTCTACAGATCAACGCAAAGAACGCAATAATAAAAATGACGTGTTAGGCGCTTCGGTGTCGTATACAGAGCCGTTATCAAAAGTTTGGAATCTTGTTGTCGGAACTGGCATAGAAAGTAGTAATAACTCCTCCCGTGTTGAATCATTCAATAAAGATGCTGAAGGGAAATATAATGACCTAGACACTCGTTTCAGTAACAATTACGATTTTGATAGACGGAGCAGCAGGTATAAATTAGCCATAGTGCATACGACGGACAAGTTTAAGTTTACCGTTGCCAATAATTTTAATAACGATAAACTGGAGCAATATAACAACAATAGTAAGCAAGGGTTGTCCAGAAGTTATTTTACGTATAATCCCAATGTAAGTGCGGGATATTCTTTTACAAAAACCAAGGGGTTATGGTTGAATTACACAGGAAAGAATCAGCTGCCTTCCATGACTCAGATTCAGCCTATTCTGGATAACTCGGATCAGATCAACCGTTATTTGGGAAATGAAAATTTAAAACCTTCTTTTAGAAACTCTCTAAATATCAATTATAACTCCTTTCGTATTCTGACTGGAAGTTATGTCTATGCGGGTGGGAATATCACTTTGGATAAAAATCCAATCACGCAAAATATTGATACTGTAAAAGGACTCAATATCTATACTTGGAACAATGTAAAGGGTAAAACAAATACCTCTGTGAACATCTGGTCTGGCTATCATTTTAAATTGAGCAAAAAATTAGGCTTGTCCAATTCGCCACAGTTCTATCTGAATATGAGTGACAATTATAATCTATTCAATCAGCAACTAAACAAAGTCAATACAACGAATTTTAATTTTACATACAATTTTAAAAGAGATACGAAGACTGGATTGAATTTTGATTTGAACTTCAGTCCCCAATATCGGTTAATGAAATCCAGCTTGGAGCGCAACACAAATAGTAACGGCTTTGTATTTGGATCGAATGGAAGTGTAGAATATTTTATTGGCAAAACCTTTAAAGTATATACAAACTATAGCTATACCTACGAAGCAGCAACGAAGGCTTTTGATCAAAAATTTGAACAATTTTTGTTACACCCCGGGGTAAGTAAAAAATTCCTGAAGAATGAATCGCTCATGTTGGATTTTATGATCAATGATGTGCTTGACCAAAATAAAGGTTTCAGTCGTTCGGCATCAACATCAATTTTTACACAACGCCGTTATGATACGATCCGTAGATATTATATGCTCAAGCTATCTTGGGACTTCACAAAAATATTTTTATAA
- a CDS encoding DEAD/DEAH box helicase: MQQSFENFKFNKQILNAITEAGYEQPTEIQEKAITPILAGQDVMGIAQTGTGKTAAFVLPMLMKLKYAQGNDARALILTPTRELAMQIEENIKLFSTYLDLRSVVLYGGLGPKTQIETLEKGVDIIVATPGRFLDLYLEGHIVVKSLKFLVLDEADKMMDMGFISKIHRVLEIVPRKRQNLLFSATMSELVRKIAGDFLAFPTVIEVSEQATPAKTVSQALYLVPNQKTKLNLLQHLLKDDEAFSRLIVFCKTKQVADNVFHFLERKYGKDEVRVIHANKGQNTRINSINAFKEGNIRILVATDVAARGLDVSNVSHVINFEVPIVIEDYVHRIGRTGRAFNEGDAITFCNEAEKYYVRKIEKLIKQSIPVYPMPEEVFVEKTPFQEKQDIARDIDNQKKKDNPDYQGAFHEKKYVIKQKEVREAQRASGFKPKTKSKGKSGGGKATGSNRSFKKR, from the coding sequence ATGCAGCAATCATTTGAAAATTTTAAATTCAATAAACAGATCTTAAATGCGATCACAGAAGCGGGGTATGAACAACCGACTGAGATCCAAGAAAAGGCAATTACACCGATATTGGCGGGGCAGGATGTGATGGGAATAGCGCAGACCGGAACCGGAAAAACGGCTGCATTTGTATTGCCCATGTTGATGAAATTGAAGTATGCACAAGGAAATGATGCGCGTGCCCTGATCTTGACACCAACCAGAGAGTTGGCGATGCAGATCGAGGAGAACATCAAATTATTTTCTACTTATCTCGATTTACGTTCTGTTGTATTGTATGGCGGATTAGGCCCAAAAACTCAAATAGAAACACTTGAAAAAGGAGTTGATATTATCGTTGCTACACCGGGTCGATTCCTTGATTTGTACTTAGAAGGACATATCGTTGTTAAATCACTCAAATTTTTAGTTTTGGACGAAGCGGACAAGATGATGGATATGGGATTTATCAGCAAAATCCACCGGGTATTGGAAATCGTCCCGCGCAAACGTCAAAATCTATTGTTTTCAGCAACGATGAGTGAGCTTGTTCGTAAGATCGCTGGAGATTTTCTTGCTTTTCCTACTGTTATAGAGGTGTCTGAACAAGCTACACCAGCAAAAACGGTCAGTCAGGCTTTATATCTTGTTCCTAACCAAAAAACGAAGCTGAATTTACTACAGCATCTATTGAAAGATGATGAAGCTTTTAGTAGATTGATTGTTTTTTGTAAAACAAAACAAGTTGCAGATAACGTTTTTCATTTTCTAGAGCGTAAATATGGCAAAGATGAAGTTCGTGTCATTCATGCCAATAAAGGGCAGAATACCCGTATAAACTCGATCAATGCATTTAAGGAGGGAAATATCCGTATCCTAGTTGCAACGGACGTCGCAGCACGGGGACTTGATGTGTCCAATGTGAGCCATGTTATCAACTTTGAAGTTCCTATTGTTATAGAGGACTATGTGCATCGTATCGGACGTACTGGTAGAGCCTTCAATGAAGGGGATGCAATCACTTTTTGCAATGAAGCCGAGAAATATTATGTCCGAAAAATTGAGAAATTGATTAAGCAGAGTATTCCGGTGTATCCAATGCCAGAGGAGGTATTCGTTGAGAAAACACCTTTTCAGGAGAAACAGGATATAGCCCGTGATATTGATAATCAAAAGAAAAAAGACAACCCGGATTATCAGGGAGCCTTCCATGAAAAGAAATATGTGATCAAACAAAAGGAAGTACGTGAAGCACAACGTGCCTCAGGCTTTAAACCGAAGACTAAGAGCAAAGGGAAGTCTGGCGGTGGTAAGGCAACAGGATCAAATCGTAGTTTCAAGAAACGATAG